One window of Hypanus sabinus isolate sHypSab1 chromosome 10, sHypSab1.hap1, whole genome shotgun sequence genomic DNA carries:
- the tmem200a gene encoding transmembrane protein 200A, translating into MIATGGVITGLAALKRQDSARSQHPHLPPATSAPEKRRVKRKPKADVVVVRGKIRLYSPSGFFLFLGILILMVGIAMAVLGYWPQEVDKKHPVTSKSGVLSNGSHVISDHAGVLVEFFEQHLHSDKMKMIGPFTMGIGIFIFICANAILHENRDKETKVIHMQDIYSTVIDIHSQRIKDQRHMNGTWIGHAGDSDIKCYDNQCTAKLAANVLLSLSGSSNERIVAMKWNSCDEEDGPPKEFTTLLHPKTPSASSSMYRLQSETQREKNSNSKKCETKSIVSSSINAFTLPVIKLNNCVIDEPELDDITEDSELSKGRVKHSSMASLTVPSTDTSDSYKPPNPRLLRSNTTATGGNPPNSPSETATGIFLSPGLPRKESGSNTSLHMLSCHSKSLDLERGPLTLSVQTEQRKHPSWPRLDRSNSKGYVKLENKEDPMDTLPVPQTSAKGGYTNKEKLLMISRSHNNLSFENNEFLDNKLRHGASETRF; encoded by the coding sequence ATGATAGCTACAGGGGGTGTAATAACGGGGCTGGCAGCTCTGAAGAGACAGGACTCCGCCAGATCGCAGCATCCTCACCTTCCTCCTGCGACTTCTGCTCCAGAGAAGAGGAGAGTCAAGCGCAAGCCCAAAGCTGATGTTGTTGTTGTCAGAGGCAAAATTAGACTCTATTCCCCATCGGGGTTTTTCCTTTTCCTTGGAATTTTAATTTTGATGGTTGGGATCGCAATGGCAGTTCTTGGTTATTGGCCACAGGAGGTAGATAAGAAACATCCTGTGACTTCCAAATCTGGAGTGCTTAGTAATGGGTCTCACGTAATATCAGACCATGCTGGAGTATTAGTGGAATTTTTTGAGCAGCACTTACACTCTgacaaaatgaaaatgattggccCTTTCACCATGGGGATAGGGATTTTCATATTTATTTGTGCTAATGCCATACTGCATGAAAATAGGGACAAAGAAACAAAAGTAATACACATGCAAGATATTTATTCTACTGTCATTGATATCCATAGCCAAAGAATTAAAGACCAAAGACATATGAATGGTACTTGGATTGGCCATGCTGGGGATTCCGATATTAAATGTTATGACAACCAGTGTACTGCTAAACTAGCTGCAAATGTATTGCTCTCGTTGTCTGGATCATCTAATGAAAGAATTGTTGCAATGAAATGGAACTCTTGTGATGAAGAGGATGGACCACCCAAGGAATTTACTACACTTTtacatcccaaaaccccatcagcATCAAGCTCCATGTATCGGCTACAGTCTGAAactcagagagagaaaaatagcaATTCGAAGAAGTGTGAGACCAAATCTATTGTTTCGTCATCTATCAATGCGTTCACACTCCCTGTTATTAAACTCAACAACTGTGTGATCGATGAACCTGAACTTGACGATATCACAGAGGATTCTGAGCTGAGTAAAGGAAGGGTGAAACATTCCTCCATGGCTTCCTTAACGGTACCGTCAACTGATACCAGTGACTCTTATAAACCACCTAATCCACGCCTGTTAAGAAGCAACACCACTGCAACAGGTGGAAACCCACCCAATTCACCTTCTGAGACAGCCACGGGGATATTTCTATCGCCAGGCCTTCCCAGGAAAGAGTCTGGATCAAACACTTCCCTCCACATGCTGTCCTGTCACTCCAAGTCCTTGGACTTGGAGAGAGGCCCCTTGACACTTTCAGTTCAGACCGAGCAAAGAAAGCACCCAAGCTGGCCGAGGCTTGACCGTAGTAACAGCAAAGGTTACGTGAAACTGGAAAATAAAGAGGATCCTATGGACACATTACCTGTGCCACAGACCTCTGCAAAGGGTGGCTATACAAATAAAGAGAAATTACTAATGATCTCAAGATCTCATAATAATCTAAGTTTTGAAAACAATGAATTTTTAGATAACAAGTTAAGACATGGAGCTTCAGAAACAAGGTTTTGA